The Candidatus Limnocylindrales bacterium nucleotide sequence GCGCCGAGCCTGCCGAACATCCCGGTCGGGCTGCGCGTGGAGCGGCCCAATCTTTCCGTCGCTTCGCCGGCTGGCCGGCGGCGAGGACCGAGGCCTTCGATGAAAACTGCTGCTTTTCCCATGGCGATCCTGCTGCTGGCCGCCGCTCCGCAAGCGTACGCCGGCGACCAGCTCGTGCCCGGACAGAAGCTGTCCATGCGATCGTCGGATACCGGCCACCAGCGCCTGGTCTGGATCGGCCGCGGCGGCCAGGTGACTCCGCCACCGGGCGCGGACGACCCGACCCTCGGCGGCGCCAGCCTCGGCATCGTCACCAGCAGCGGCGAGTCCGCCACCCTGGAGCTGCCGGCGGCGGGCTGGCGCCGCACGCGCACCGGCGGCTACAGCTATCGCGGCGCCGCACCCTCGGCGGTGCAAACGGCGCGAATCCGCGACGGCCGCCTGTCCCTGCGCGCAACCTCCACCGGAATCACGCTCGGCGAGCCGTCTCAGCAGTGGGTCGGCACGATCCTGACCGTCGGCGCGACGCGTTACTGCTCGCTCTTCGACAGCGGCATTCGTGCCGACGTTCCAGGCCGGTTCGACGCGCTGGACGCGCCGGCACCTCCGGCCTGTCCCATCGGCGGCACCGGCAGCGTGACTTGGCTGATCGAGGATGGCCCCGACGAGCAGTCGCAGACGCTGGCCGCGTTCTTCGCGGCCGCCGCCGGCGACACGATCGAATTCGGCGAGGGGGCCTTCGAATTCAGCACCACGCTCATCATGGCGCACAAGGAAGGCATCACCATTCGCGGCCAGGGCAGCGACAAGACCGTGCTCGATTTCATGACGAGCAACTCACCGGAAGGCATCTCGCTGTCGCACATGACGGGGATCACGATCGAGGATCTGACGATCATCGACACTCCCGGCTTCTCGCTGAAGGTCTCCGACTCCGACTACGTGGTGTTGCGCAACCTGCGCGCCATGTGGTCGAGCTCGGACTCCGACCCCAACGACGAGGTAGACGATCGTGGCGGCATGGATCCGAAGATGCCGTCCACCCTGGACGTCACCTGCGTCCACGAGCTGTCGTTTCCGACCAGCACCGGCACCTACACCGACAAGGACGGCGTGGTGCGCAACTACGTCACCGACAGCGGCAACGGCGGGTACGCGATCTACCCGGTGCTCTCGAACGACATCGTCCTCGACAATGTGGTGGCCCTTGGCGCCTCCGATGCAGGCATCTACGTCGGCCAGTCCAACGATGTCATCGTCAAGAACAGCGAGGCGCTGTTCAACGTGGCCGGTTACGAGATCGAGAATACCGATGATGCCGACATGTTCGACAACGTCGCCCACTGCAACACCGGCGGCTTCCTCGTCTTCGACCTGCCGGGCCTGAACCAGTACGGCGATCGGACGCGCGTCTTCAACAACTACTCCGGCTACAACAACACCGTCAATTTCGCGCCCGGCGGCGTGGTCACCGGCGTGCCGCAGGGCGTGGGCATGCTGCAGCTCGGCTACGACCGCGTCGAGATCTTCAACAACACCGTCGAGTTCAACCGCACCGTCGGCTTCGTGGCCGCCAGCCACGAGCTGCTCGACGGCAACATCAACAACGCCGACAAGCGCATGGATCTGTATCCGGAAGGGATCCACATCCACGACAACGTCTTCACCACCAACGGCACCAACCCGCAGCCGCCCGAGGAAGGCGTCATCATCTGCCAGCCCGGAACCGGCGGCGACACCGGCGTCCCGTGCGTGCCGACCGGCGTCAACGACGGCCACGATTCGCTCCTCAACGCGCTGATCCAGATCAAGGGCACGCTGGCCGCCGACGGCTACGGCCCCACCGGCGCGCACGTGGTCTGGGACGGCATGTACGACGAGGAGGCGTACGCGTGCGATCTGGCGCCGGAATTCGCATCGCTGGTCGACGAGCGCGGCAAGCCTCAGTACACCGGCGCGCACGTGCCGTCGTGCCGCTTCAACAAGTACAAGTTCGACGATCCCTCGCAGGCCTCCACACGGCGCCATCCCGAGTACTGGATGTGCGTGACCGACAGCGGCGACCCCGGCGGCAACACGTTCTCGCCCGACAGCCGCAAGTTCATGAACTTCGAGAACACGGATCCTACCGATCCGCCCATCGTCGACATCAACACGCACGACTGCCCGACGCTGTTCGGCGAGCAGCTCGCTCCGCTGTCGGCGGCCGTCGTCGAGGAGTACGTGCCCGGCGCGACCGGCGAGGATCCTCCGACGCAGGCGGAGATCGCCGCGATCTGCGCCGCCTACAGCGGCAACGAGATCAACCGCGAGGCGATCCAGCACAACTGCCAGTGGCTGTCGCAGTACAACCTGTTCGCCGATCCGACCGATCCGCGCAGCAATCCGAACGAGGGCGGCGTCCTCTTCGACCTGACCACGCCGCTCTTCTCGGACTATGCGGTCAAGTACCGCTTCGTCTTCCTGCCGCCGGGCCAGGCGGCGCAGTGGAACGAGGGAAGCGGGTCGGCTCCCAACGCGACGCTGGGCTTCCCGGTGGGAACGGTGATCGCCAAGACGTTCGCGTTCCGTGACGGCGCCGACGAGGAGGTCGTCGAGACACGCCTGCTCATGCATCGCAGCGGCCGCAACGGCACGTCGTTCTGGGAAGGCATGGCCTTCATCTGGGAGAAGGACGAGGCGGGCAATCGCACCGACGCGCGCCTGGCGGTGGGCGGCGGCACTGCATCGGTGTCGTGGAACTTCGAGGATCCGGATCCGGACGTGAGTGCGACGTACGTCGGCAGCACCAGCGGCTACTCCATCCCGCACGCCAACCAGTGCGGAAGCTGCCACATCAACGACGACCTGGAGCCGGGCGACGCACCGATCGGCCCGAAGGTGCGGCTGCTGAACCGGCCGATGAACTACGGCGCTGGCAACGTGAACCAGCTCCAGCACTGGAAGGACCTGGGGCTGCTGGCCGGCGCGCCGGAGCTGACCGTCGACGGCGACGGGATCGCGACCAACGTGCTTCGCGCTCCGCGCTTCAACGTGCCCGGGGATGCGTTCCTCATCCCGCCCAGCGAGCAGTCGCGGCTGGATCAGATGACGGCGCAGGAGATCGACAAGGAGATGCGAGCGCGCGCCTGGCTCGAGTCCAACTGCGCGCACTGCCACAACCGCGACGGCCTGGCGCAGAGCACCGGCGTGTTCCTCGACGTCTTCCGCAAGGTCGACCTCAACTTCGGAATCTGCAAGCGGCCAACCACGGCCGGCAGCTCCTCGGGCGGCAACCAGTTCGACATCGTTCCGGGAAGCGCGGCCACATCGATTCTGTCCTACCGTGCGCACTCGGTGATCCCCGGAACGCAGATGCCTCCGATCGCGCGCAGCGTGGCGCACGATGAGGCCCTCGCCGTGGTGGACGACTGGATCAACACCGTGATCGACGGTAGATACAGTGGATCAGGCTGTGAGCAGTAAAGCCTAGGCGTCCGCGCGATCGTCGTCGCTGCAGCGCGCGTGCGCGTCCGGTATTGCGGCGACGATCGCTCGTGGCCTATGCGCAGTGCCTGCATCCAAACCTGCTTCGGCCTTCTCTGCGCCGTTTTTCTCGCCTGCGCACCGGCGGCGGATCTCCAAGAGGCCGAAGATCTCCACGCGGCCGCGGCGCCCGAGCTGAGGACGGCGCGCGGCGACCTTTCGACGCACCAGTCCCGGCGCATTCTCGAGTCACTGGCGCGCCAGGCCGGCGTCAGCCAGATGCTTCTGCATCACGTCGCCGTCGAAGAGGCGTACACGGCAAGCCCGCTGGTGACGGGGAACAAGGTCACGCTCCTGCGCGACGGTGCCGCCACCTATCGCTCGATGGACGAGGCGATTCGCCAGGCGCGCCATCACATCAACCTGGAAGTCTACACGTTTGCCGACGACCAGGTCGGCCGCGAAGTGGCCGAGGCGCTGGTGGCGCGAATGCAGGCGGGCGTGCAGGTCAACATCATCTACGACAGCGTCGGCTGCCTCGCCACCAACCCCGAGTTCTTCGAGTATCTACGCAGGTGGGGAGCCAGGCTGGTGGAATTCAATCCCGTCTCGCCGGCGTCCGTGCGCAAGGAGTGGAAGGTCGACCACCGCGATCACCGAAAGCTGCTCATCGTCGACAATCGCATCGCCTTCACGGGCGGCCTCAACTTCGCCCGCGAGTACTCGGGCGGCTCCTTTCGCTCATCCGGCGGCTCGGGCGGCTCGGGCGGAGGCAGTTCCGCAAGCGGCGGGGCATCCAGCGGCGGCTCGCGCGGCGATGCGTGGCGCGACACGCACGTGCGCATCGAAGGGCCGGTCGTGGCCGAGTTCCAGAAGCTGTTTCGCGAGACGTGGGAGAAGCAGCACGGCC carries:
- a CDS encoding parallel beta-helix domain-containing protein, translated to MKTAAFPMAILLLAAAPQAYAGDQLVPGQKLSMRSSDTGHQRLVWIGRGGQVTPPPGADDPTLGGASLGIVTSSGESATLELPAAGWRRTRTGGYSYRGAAPSAVQTARIRDGRLSLRATSTGITLGEPSQQWVGTILTVGATRYCSLFDSGIRADVPGRFDALDAPAPPACPIGGTGSVTWLIEDGPDEQSQTLAAFFAAAAGDTIEFGEGAFEFSTTLIMAHKEGITIRGQGSDKTVLDFMTSNSPEGISLSHMTGITIEDLTIIDTPGFSLKVSDSDYVVLRNLRAMWSSSDSDPNDEVDDRGGMDPKMPSTLDVTCVHELSFPTSTGTYTDKDGVVRNYVTDSGNGGYAIYPVLSNDIVLDNVVALGASDAGIYVGQSNDVIVKNSEALFNVAGYEIENTDDADMFDNVAHCNTGGFLVFDLPGLNQYGDRTRVFNNYSGYNNTVNFAPGGVVTGVPQGVGMLQLGYDRVEIFNNTVEFNRTVGFVAASHELLDGNINNADKRMDLYPEGIHIHDNVFTTNGTNPQPPEEGVIICQPGTGGDTGVPCVPTGVNDGHDSLLNALIQIKGTLAADGYGPTGAHVVWDGMYDEEAYACDLAPEFASLVDERGKPQYTGAHVPSCRFNKYKFDDPSQASTRRHPEYWMCVTDSGDPGGNTFSPDSRKFMNFENTDPTDPPIVDINTHDCPTLFGEQLAPLSAAVVEEYVPGATGEDPPTQAEIAAICAAYSGNEINREAIQHNCQWLSQYNLFADPTDPRSNPNEGGVLFDLTTPLFSDYAVKYRFVFLPPGQAAQWNEGSGSAPNATLGFPVGTVIAKTFAFRDGADEEVVETRLLMHRSGRNGTSFWEGMAFIWEKDEAGNRTDARLAVGGGTASVSWNFEDPDPDVSATYVGSTSGYSIPHANQCGSCHINDDLEPGDAPIGPKVRLLNRPMNYGAGNVNQLQHWKDLGLLAGAPELTVDGDGIATNVLRAPRFNVPGDAFLIPPSEQSRLDQMTAQEIDKEMRARAWLESNCAHCHNRDGLAQSTGVFLDVFRKVDLNFGICKRPTTAGSSSGGNQFDIVPGSAATSILSYRAHSVIPGTQMPPIARSVAHDEALAVVDDWINTVIDGRYSGSGCEQ
- a CDS encoding phospholipase D-like domain-containing protein produces the protein MRSACIQTCFGLLCAVFLACAPAADLQEAEDLHAAAAPELRTARGDLSTHQSRRILESLARQAGVSQMLLHHVAVEEAYTASPLVTGNKVTLLRDGAATYRSMDEAIRQARHHINLEVYTFADDQVGREVAEALVARMQAGVQVNIIYDSVGCLATNPEFFEYLRRWGARLVEFNPVSPASVRKEWKVDHRDHRKLLIVDNRIAFTGGLNFAREYSGGSFRSSGGSGGSGGGSSASGGASSGGSRGDAWRDTHVRIEGPVVAEFQKLFRETWEKQHGQAIDWGPYFVEAPPAGDQIVRAIGSTPDHGISVIHATFVSAIQRAEKSVYLTQMYFVPDSELVQEVVEAARRGVDVQIILPAEGFWMTRYAGRSHYRALLEAGVKIHEREGPLLHAKTAVIDGVWSTVGSTNLDYRSLAKNDEVNAVILGEDFAAQLEAMFRDDVAASRPITLGDWKRRGPATRFKEGAARIWERLL